Genomic DNA from Triplophysa rosa linkage group LG6, Trosa_1v2, whole genome shotgun sequence:
ttgggatgtggtggaacgggagcttcgtgccctggatgtgcatcccacaaatctccatcaactgcaagatgctatcctatcaatatgggccaacatttctaaagaatgctttcagcaccttgttgaatcaatgccacgtagaattaaggcagttctgaaggcgaaagggggtcaaacaccgtattagtatggtgttcctaataatcctttaggtgagtgtattccTCGTGTTTTCCTTTGTTCGGTGTCAGACCTTTAGAGTTATTTTCCTCTGGTATCGACCACtctaagggcgttttcacatctgtgtatcgattgctttgttctgaaaccgggggttaaagctctacaatatttaaatttattttagttcggttcgcattcacaaggcaatatttccagacggaccaaactttgttaataaaagtcacgtgcgagtaaactctcattcgattggttagagtgcatctgtttattttccggccaGTAACGCGAGTGaaaatgagcgtcagctgcgcgttgtcaCGCGTATCTCATGGCagagctcgggaagcataaaatgaggagaaggacgagagagaaccaggcctggattttatgttatgttttattgtgtttgtgtggccggcagtcgactgtgagggagctgtcagcactttactttcgttttgttgtttgtttattttattaaaagtttggttgaacgttcgccggtttccgcctccttccttccttactttgaacattgttacaaggagccattagcaaaacaatcccttttgcgtcacgcaactttacataattacccatcatacattgtgataacagtctggttcgttggtccgttgggtcagatggctttcacacgtctaccgaaccgctccagagttcgtttgcaatcgggtcgagaccaccttgttcaggcggtctcggagcgattgttttggggcggatcctagcgcgattgccgtgttcacatatgcctaaacgaatcgaaccaagagagaaaacgcaccaggtttcgaaacaaacccttatgtgtgaaaacgccctaagCAACCTTGTCTAGTATAGTCTAGTCTTGCATAGTACAGTTTTTTGGAGATTATACTCACCTTGTCATGTCTTGTCTTGGCTCCAGTGTTAAATTCACGTCCGGGTGTCTGCACTTCTTTGCCATTGTCTACCCAGCGATATCCTCCTCCATCTCGTGGAGTTCCAGTCAAGGGGTTCAGTTCCAGCTCCAGGAGTCTCTTGCCAAGTGGAATCTTTCCGGTGATGGGAGTTTCTATTAAGGGGATAACGATCACCTCTAAGGAGCCTTGCTGTTTTCAAATGTGTCTTGCCATGTGGATTACTCAGCTCTAGAAGACCTCCCCGTTCTAAGGTCCTTGCAGTGTGGATTATTTTGCCTTCTGGTTTTTGCTTATGGACTCTGCTCACTGAGGTTTCCATCAGCCACCTCAAagactatctctctctctctcgctggctGGTCTCGGATGCCACACTGTGGTGCTTCATCATACTGGTCACAGAGAACTTTGTGAACTGTGGAGTTTCCCATTTGTCATCACGGGGCTGTTTGTCCCTCTCAGGACTCTACAAACTCTGCTTCCTCTCACCCTTTTGTGTCCCTTCTACCGGCTGAGCGCTCGAGACCCTTACCTTGTGTGTACCCTGaacattgttttattctgtCCCGCTACGACGGTTGTGAGATTCTGAGTTTTGGCGGACTCTTTAGAGTAGTCTGTGatctttattaaaattattgtaCCCTGCACTTGACTCCCTGAGTTATTCGTGACATTCTAACCATTAAAAAGTACTAAAAAGGGCTTGTCAACGTGACAACAAAgtatttaaaggtgctgtgtgtgatCTACACTAAACAAAATTTGTTGAACGAACTTAATTAAATTAAGGAAAACTTTTCCACGAAATTGATTTACATTTCTCCAACAAAATCTAATTTGTTTGAAACGATTCTTTATAATCTTGCTGTatgaacttaatttttttagtaGTCTTGATtcaattattttttgtcatatacatgcatattttacataaaaccaatataaaacaaataattatcGATTAGATTATTTAATGAAAGCActcaagaacattttttatattttacatttttaacattaattagacattattttatttaacttcaATAAGAAAATATTGAGTTAATACAACTCAACAGAAATGCAGATAAAGGATCGTAACCGCCCACGACCTAACCAAAGGCAACGCTTTTCTGAACAATGTtaaccacaaaactcaaaaatataacaaactcttcaaaaccttaaagataaatgaacattaaacactaacaagtgtttctttttactgaaaaatgcataaaataacacttatttaagaaaataactctcaaaatgcagttatacgcaaagcatgctgggaaatttAAGTCCTCTGCCCAATTGTAACtgttttatgttaacacaacacaactccttTATGTTGTCCCAACATGAATGGATTCATGAATGGATGACtaatcataaaaaaatcatgttgtgaccaaattttacaaaagttgtgttgatttaacttaacCAAGTTAAGCAAATTGAACAAGCagcaaatatcatttttttagtgtataaggaggatctactgacagaaatgcaatacataactatgtgttcagaggtgtataaagaccttacataatgaagcgttatgttttattgccttagaatgagctttttctatctacagtacatacacagcgggtctccttgcatgaaattcgccatgttgtttctacagtagccctaaacggacaaactgctttacagagcgcatttcgtaaatatgtaaactccttcagcaaagaagcaaaaacatgatgacatctttgccctgtgtcagccaccgtagtgctttgaaagggaggggtatGCGGAGTGAGCCGTTTGTTGCTATTCGCAACcttaccgctagatgccgctaaaatctccacattgctcccatttcctgaaaaacagcaaatttggacatggTTTCGGAACACAAGATGCTCTAACACTGATCTACAAAAGCAACACCACAGTCTGTCCACAATGCAGTGAAAACCACTCGAGAACTGCATAATTGCCTTGCACAAGAACTGGATTATGTAAACACCAGCAAGACCACCTGACACCTAACTATGTGTGGTAATACGTTACTGAGAGGGTCTCTCACCCGTTACTAGTGTTGACAGTACGGCAAATCATCAAGGTTCCCTTGACAGCAGCCTGCATTGACAGCGCCACAGTGATGGTCCCCGAGTAAgcgcatttaaatgcatgaaatccCCACTCTAAATCTCACTGAGCCGTTGGCAGGTCTTCAGAGATGTGGCAGCTCTGAGGGAACCGTAATGAGGCGTCTGTGTGTAGAGACCTCAATTATTCATTGGTGGAGTGTTAAAATGCAATAGCAATCGTGCATTTTAAAAGGAGGGAGAAAGAACCACATCAAGAGACATCACAGCGCATCTGTACCTGTGTGTTATGACAGCCTTTACTACAATGTCATGGTATAAACTCTAAATTCTAACTTAATTCTGTTATTCCAACGATAACAACTGCAAAATAAGGTAAACCGAAAAAGATGAAATGACATTTTCTTGTATCTTAATGGTTATTGAGCCATGCTGCTTATGTGAGGGTTGCTAGTTCCAATCCAAGAAGGGAAAACCTTTGAATATAAGGGGTTAAAGAGATTCCACTACGCTACAGTAATCCAAGTGTGCCATAGCACTTATGTAACTGTTCAAATGCATGCAAAGGAAATAGGCCAGGTAAGAAAATACAATGTTGGCACTTGGCAGCACAAGAAGTTCAGCATTAAACAGCAGAATCTGCCTAACATGACATTACAATTAGAGGTTTTCTTGACATGTTATATTTCTaacaaagaaagacaaaaaacctTGTGAAATTAAGACACAAATCTTCTTTACAACAAGTGAGATGGGAAGGAGTGCGCATTTAAACACACTCTTCTTGAAGATGCAAATCcagacataaataaaatattaactaACTGGTTTCAGAGTCTTCTTAAACTGTTATCATGACCGTTTTTGATCTAAAGAGTAAAATCACTGTATATAAACAGTATACAAATAAATtctttcattgtttattcaccctcacgtcattccaaatctttatcactttctttcttctgcagaaaacaaaagaagatattttgaagaacattggtgaTCTTGTTACACATCTTGTTTGACACgttttaaaattgcataaaCGTGTACAGTAGCTTCAACTTTGTGTTGattatttacataatttacaCGCATGcgatttatatttttcataacGTAGATACACTTCTATCGCTGTACTGTAGGGATGGAAAAAAACTGCCATATGTGATTTTGCCGACATGTCACACAGGACCACCACTGCAGAACCAATCCCCAGAGAGCAAATTATCGCAGTAAAGATGGTGGGGAAtattgtaagaaagagcacactGAAAACTGAACTGAAAGAGCGTGTTACCAGAGCACACAGTACAAACACGTAAGGACAAAGAACTGAGAATACAGACAGAAAACTGCACGGTGGGACAGTTATGAGAGTTAATACCAGCAAAAAATGCATATGGCCACCTAATGTACCGACTTTTCACAAGAGCTTAAATTAATTTAACACTAAACAGTACTTAATGAGGTGTGAAACATGATTTATTCTCCTTTATCCACAATATGCTGATTATACTGTAGGCATGTAAGGACAGTGGGGTCGGCCAATAATTCTGCAACCtctgaaaaataacaaaagcgAGAGAGAGGAATTACATTACAAAGACTCTGAAAGGTGTGGATTTGGGAGGATTATAATAACAATGCCATAGGAGGGTATACGTCTGTAAACACTCACTTTATAGCTGGTCGAATGACAATTTTGTTTGCTTCTGAAGTACACAGTTTGCTAATCTTTATTATTCAGATGTTTCTATACAATTAACAGAGTTCCCATTTGGGTTTATTTTATGATATTGACTAGCTGACTTTAggtttttacatgtttcacACAAGTCAGCAAAAATAAAGTTCAGGAGAAAAATGCCAAAGCCTTAAATTAACAAATACACATACTCTGAACAAAggttcataataataataataataaatatggaAAGTCCTTCCTTATAGTGTTGTTATGAGGAGACATTGCGAGATGAGATCTCATTAAAACGACTAGAAGAGGTAAGAAGTACCTTCTTTCTGAATGCGACTAAAATCCATCCAGGAATCCATTTAACTGCTACCTGCTTTTTGCCAACAGAGAAATTTTACTACGTCCTTTAAACAAAATTTAGGTTTTAAATTGCATGTTTTGTAAACTTgccaagacacagagagagttTAAAACGTGATCAAATAATCCTTTGTCCAGGACAAAGTGCAATGTGAGTTCTAACTATGAAAGCATTACCTCCTGCAGTGATGTTTATTATTAAGTGTTTTTGAAGTTTTTCTGGCCGCAGATGTGCTGGTTAAAATGCTGACACTGGCAGTGCGGAACCATGCGCATGAGATGAAAgatttttaaagagaaaaatgaaACTTGACCTAAAGAGTGTCACAAAAAATCTTGTCAGTGAAAAGAGCCTGACATCTCAGGAAATATTCTTGTGTGAAAGCATCATCCATCTTCAGCTTATGAAACAGTATTACAGCACAAACTACTAAACTACAAATTTTCATGTCAGCTGTAACAACAAACAACTGCTGTTATAGCAATCTTACCGCTGTTAATTAAGCTGAACAATCTTATGGTACACGAAGCTCATAATAGCAGGTAATTGACCTGTTTTGCaactaaataaaatgacctCAGTATGTAATGTAAGATTGAAATACAgcttgaatgaaaaaaaatatatggaAAAGCTTGTAAAGGTCTTATTATGAGTAGTTCTAAAATCTGGTGAAAACACTGCCCAGCCCATacagtaaaaaatacaataaactttacatttatttatttatttatctggcAATCATTAACAGATGCAGACCAGACCGTAATCATTTAAAGCGGAGTaatcacacacagtttctgccaatcacatgttaatcttgagtacctatagagtagtattgtaTACTTCATATCtccgaagagtctttagttttatCACATTTATAGAAGACAGATACAGTTGTACAAACGAGAGGCGCACAGTGGATGGAACTAAAGCAAGAACACTCAATACATCTCTGCattatccaccgtttatataacattcatcaccgaaatgccgtgaacaaacaaacacacttgcACAGCTGAACTTCCGTAACCCGAATGaagcacattgatgggcgtgctctttcccTCACTCTCGTTCTGGTTGATGTGTGTGCGTATGCTGTTTCGGGGGAAATTGCCCATGAAAGGTATAAGGACCTCTGTTACGTAACGAAgattcatgtttgaaaaaacttTTTGACCTTGTACCAAAGCTGAGGGGGTGTATTTGGCATAGAAATACTACGCTATACTACGTCCAGCTCGTTTTATGACACTTTTCCCATGTTAAGCAAGAGAATCCAacatgtttaacagtgtaaagaggtcagaatgcatgaaacagtatttcacccccccaccccccccccccttaaacAACCAACCTGATCTCAACGGAATTTGTAACTGTTTTTCGAGGTGGCTAATCTGTAcgttgtgaatcatacaaaatgaTTACTAGAGAAAAGCaacactgaagccccacccctaaccctgcccctaaacctaacgtcactagtgcgaaagcaaatcgtatatcaatgtacgaatgagaccgtacgaattcatacggaTTAACCAAAATTAGccaaattataaaatattaacgTTTATGCCGTGAGATTATGTTGGATCAACTTTGCTTGCACAGCTCCGAGTTGTAATATCCCCGGTTCACTTTTGCTGCGTAAGAAACTGCAACAGTTGAGTGCGTAAAGTGTTCCACGcttcatattttttcatttttttcatcatcCAGGTACTTAAAGTGCTTTTTTGGACTTTTCAATATGAACACTACTgtactcacactatttatacaGAAAACCGGTACAGAATAGTGAATAAGTGTGAACCAAGCATCAATTAATGCTTTggttcaatttttttaaatctgtaatCACACACTGTTGTTAAAGCTACAAGTCACATACGGACTTATTCACAAAAAAGGTACATTCTGGAAAAACCTTCTATAAAACATTCCGGAGAGACGTTGCACATTATACAAAAAACGAGagttaacattcttcaaaatttaaTCTAGTTCATTGTGTAAAAAAAAGTCTTCAGGGTTAGAAATGTAAACCAATAGAAATCGATATCAACAGATTTGATAACCTGACTAATGTGGAAAACCAAAAAAATGCAAGCCATGCATTTCTAAGCAAACTGCATCACTGGGTCATGTACTCATGTACAGGGGTGACCCTGACTGAACTCTACCAGACAGACTGAGGAAAAATGAGGCCAATGGACAAAGATGAGTAGCTCTTAACAAAAGCTTGATCAACTGTCACTCTGTTTGTACCCCACAAAAGTTCATGCACTCACCAGCACACAAAAAAACTAGCatgtttatgaaataaaaattaaagTTAACAGAAGTTCACATGCAGAGCAGCAACAAAATGTTCAACAAAAGTTCATGCACTCACCAGCACACAAAAAAACTAGCatgtttatgaaataaaaattaaagTTAACAGAAGTTCACATGCAGAGCAGCAACAAAATGTAAGTGTTGCTGGATACATTTCTGACAAGCACACAATAATGTCTTTGTGTAGCACTGGGTGTGAGAATTCTGCATCAATGTGTCATTATTATCTCATACTAGAGCTTTTGTCTCATCTGGAGATTAGgttatttttaaagacaaaaaaaaaactgtagacaaacaatacaaacaaatttGTGGTGCTGTCGGTTTGCAGAAAGTTGAACGTTTTTCTTACTCAACACATCATTGTCGCTTGGTGAAAAATTACCTCAGTGCTATGAGAGAGGAAGTggcttagctggctgagatttaaGCGGAAGAACATCATCACCCTGTGTGCATATACCTCATTGTTGGTTGCCAAGGAACTCAAATAATTGGTAATTTTTTTCATATCATATTGAGACTTTATTTTAGCCTAATGCATCATTAATCTCGCTCGGAGTCTTAACAATTAAGTCTGGCAGATTTGATAGTCTTCTGATTGGTGAAATTAATCAGACTACAAAAACAGACATAATAACATTATAATGTAAACATTATAACCCCTGCCAATTGACAAATTATAAACGTAAATAAAACTTTTGATGCCATAGAATTTTTTTCTAATCTCTAATCTCAAACTCTAATACAATTTAATGAGATTTCTCTACAAATCTTCAACAACTACATTGCGCATTTTCCAACCGGCATTTATGTGCCCTTGAAGGGCCCTTCGCGAAGGGGACGCCATTTGTGAAGGGAGTTCCAAACGCATACACGAGAAGCAGTAATGCCCTACACCCTTCAAAGAGTTCACTTCAAGGGCTcagcccttcgaagggagtagggcatagagATGCTCAGTTCCTTTTTGAAAATGGCCATTTTCACGTCACATATGCGTCCGTCCTTTAATTTTGTCCTACTGCAAACGCAAACATGAAACAACTTTTCcactacttaaaaaaaacatttcccgccatctctctctctatctctctctctctatgatctttaaaaatgaatgctACCACTATTAAACATATTGTTATTCCATATTATGGTTATGTATGGAGGGAGCATGTTCCACGATGTTTTTTTCACTTGTTATGATAAATTGCTAGTGAAAGGTAGAATACAAACAGAATAAATTGTACACAAAAGATAGCCTGAGGTTAAAACCACCTTGAATGTGGAACAGTTATGAGAGATGTGCACATTTCACACCCTGTCGGGATACATAAATACGAAAAGCTGCTACCTAAAATTCACATGCAGGCTATAAAACAATGAATGATAAAATATTACacctaaaaaaatcaaattaaaaatttGAATGGCTAGTCTGCCATTTAATGAgcacaatattttaaattgtcATAATTTTTTGCTCAGTTTGATAAATAACTTTTGATATCTTAAACAAGAACATGGGCTGTTTTGTAGTGTATCTAATAATTAAAAGACAATCACTGGATGGTCAAAATGTAGGTTTCCTGTATCTATACAAATGCAGAATGATAGTGGAGTgtaatacagtatgtgcttGCATATATTAGATGACTCATCATGTTAAAGATCAGGGCCAGCTCAATGTTATCATCTTGATGTAATTACTGTATGTTGTGTCTCAAAAGAGTAGAGTAAAATCAAGCTGCATAAATGAAACCAATTAATCAATTTTCGTTTCACTCACTAAACTTTTAATCTCTCATGGTGCTGCTTAGACATCTCAGAGCGTTAAGAGCACAGCCCTGTTcatgaataaatacaatttaagtAGAATATACTGCTAACATTAAATTGAGGATATCCTTTTCACCTATGGGTGGAGGAgaaacatgtttcttttttatgttaagTAAGGAAAAATAGAGCCTTGTTTTTCAAACCAAAAGCTACACTAAATGTCGAGCATTCCGGCCTTTGTTTAATGAGAGCGTTTCTATCCTTTCAATTCTCTGCACACTCTGAGTGCTCTTGAGTTATGAATGTTTGTTTGTCACTTTTTTATACTAAATAGTttccccgtttttcttgtaaatttgttgtctttttctgtaattttacattttttaacagtatttcaaaaagaaacggtaaaaaaaagaaatcttgttgAAAAACTGAAACTGTAACAAATAgcagaaaaattctgtaaaattacgttttttacagtgtacatgtaTCCATTTTTCAACAGCACAGCCTTATTGACTCATCTGGGATGAAAATATTCAACCCACAGTATTAAAATGTGGTGTGTGATGGGTCACTCAGTGTGTGACATTTCAATGTCAAatcacagacagaaagagatgaGTACAGTATGTTCGGTAAGAAATGTCTTATTTAGCAAAATCTGATTTTCTCTGCTCGGAACCATGGAACCATGTGAAGGCAGAATTTGAGAAGTCTGCTAAGAATTGTGTCTTTGTACAATCTGGCAAAAGCAAAACTGAAAAGGCAGGCATTTTTAGAGTAATGTCAACCGAATCTGTGGAGCACTGTCAATACGACTCATCCCTTATAGTTTATAACATCATGTGCAGCATTGCACTTACAGTGTAGTGGATGTCTATGAAGCAGGACATTGTGGAGGGTGTACTATTTGTTAAAGCACATATTCATTACGTTCATTTGCTTCCAACATACAAAATTTTATTTGAGctgtaaaaaatgtgtaaatagtaattttagcatttacttTGGTAAGTGTTACCACCAAAGTAACAATGTGCATTTTAATACTTATTCTGGTTCAGTACCGTGCGGCTTCTATTCTCATTGCATTACTGTAATCAAATCATACAGCGCTTTAATTTATAAatctattaataaaataaataaagagatGTCAATTTATCCACATTATTGTGTCGTGTCACTTATCGTCTGCATCACATATGAGCGATGGCACTATATTCTCTTTAACTCACTATATCATGTGCTGTCATTTGATAGGGGTCTTGTACATTACTTTTCTAGGTAAAAGATTCGTGGACTGGAATTCGTGACACTGTCACAAACTGTAATCTAATAatttgtgttcatggacacaatttttttttcgtgtcagcagcacgactttcaatctaacctattttaatatgcattatctttcatatgtataaatatatatcaatgcaatctgatgggaattcatacctattttacaaggtggctcaatTCATGTGAATTCCTATTTTGTACGAtcttattttgtatgttttgttatgattttactttgctaaattagcctttgcggctgtgattttagggtatGGTGTTTGTTAGCCACCTCCTAAAATATGTACTTCTTTTGGTAttaggttataaatatataaatgtacacatACGCGTACTGAAAGTTGTGCTGTACTGAAAgttgtgctgagtgacacgaaaaaaggggttgaacacaaatcaatagattccaaatttcatGCCAATGCCACaaactgccttgagactgggttAGATATGAACACACACTTCCTGTCATTTATTCTCTGCATTCACCCTTTGGTATGTATGACACCTCACAACTGACATGCAATGACAAAAGatttgtgctctttcttacaaaataatgacatacacgaaaaatttccgtcaggctttagaccgcatcatagcactgaaactgcgcttgttaaaatgacaaatgacctgcttatagcatcagataaaggcaACATCTCACTCATAGTcttgcttgaccttagtgctgcgttcgatactgtagaccataaaatacttttagatcacacaattataccggtattcagggacaggcactacaatggttcagatcttacttatctgACAGAtttcaatttgtccatttaaatgagGAATCGTCTAATCTAATGCAAGTacattatggattacctcagggatcggttttaggacccttgctattctccatatacatgctgccccttggcaacattatttagaaaacatggaaatagtttccactgttatgcagattatactcagctatatatctcatcaagaccagattgtaaattatgagagaaaaagaaagtatTACATCATATGTTGATGTGTGTACAGTAAACAGatgtcacagacacattttTGGTGTAACTGTGTTTCTACTGAGGCTTAAAATAAAACCTCTCTACTTGAGAGAGATCAAACACACAAATGGTTAATGAAAACATCAAGAGGATTTCAAAACACTTGtggcaaacacaaacaaattaaacatttacacagaAATGCCTTTCTCAAATTcgtgtgtctctctgtgtgttatGAAGCTGTGTGAGCCTGTGTTTAATCACTCTACCATGGAATTACTATACAACAGCACACATGGACAGTGTCTGGCAGCCTGAAATGGTAGGGGCCCCTACATGCGCAAGTCAACACTGCACCCTGGTGGATGAGCtttcaaatacatttcaattattgTAACTCATTTAATCTAAATACAACAGCAATTTATACAGACTAATGatacacatttttaaagtaaaatgattcacacaacaaaagtattttttgtgaGGTTAGTTGTGGCATGGCAAAACTCcaggaaaaaatattgataataattCAAAAGAATTCACTGTTCACAATTCAGTCTGTTATGTGATGTCAGTAATATCCAGTTTGCTTTACATCATATTTTCTTATGTTATCTTTAATTCACTGATTTGTTAATGGTGTTGATAAATAAAGTACGTAATaataaatttataataaataaaaacggtGAACAAAATCTTTATATTAAATCAGGTGATTATTATGAATacctaaataatatataatattttgttaTGGCACTGAGTTAATAAACACAAAGCAGTCAATCTTCTGCAGGTTTGCAGCCAAGCAGATAGAAGTATTTCACTCCCATGACAACCTCTGTCTCTAATGATGTCACACCCATTGCACGCAACAGTCTTTAAAAAAGAAGAGGATTAGAGAAAGGGAGAGATAGTAAAACACAAGAATATATGGCATGGATTTAACATTAACAGctgtagaaaacagtataatACCTCTTTGTgatgtcctgtgagagccgtcTGGCCTCTTCAGGATCCTTTTCTAGGAGAGCCTGGTAACTGGAAAAAGACTCCACCATGCCAATGTAGCCAGAGAAAGGGACAGCTTTCTTCACCCAAAACATCTCCTGCCTGAACACAGAGAATTTTCTCTTCTAGTTTCTAAAACACCCGTTTAATCACACATTCAGCAACAACGtgtttaaagtattttttcttacCAACCAGATTTCTGTTAATTTTTAAAGAAGGAACATATGTTTTGTAGGTCAGTTTTCTTACCATTCTTTGACTGGATACTGAAGAGAGTTGTAGGTTTggttgtaaaaatgaaaagagctGGGACCTAGGTAAGCGTTCCGGTATGGCAGCAGGGCAACATAAAACTGTAATAGGACAGACATAAATAATTCATGGAGACaaaactactgtatatatatgctTCTGGATTAGCACAGAGTTCCTTCACAGACCTAAAAAACAAGTGTAAAAATGATTCCCACCTCTTTGCAGATGTGGTTTAAAGCCTCCGAACAGTCTCCATAACTAAGTTCCATGTCCATAGTGTAGTTAATAAGCGCGAGGCAGCCGTGAGGCTTCAGGACTCTGTGAGCCTCCTGAAGGAAAGGTGAATGATCAAACCAATGGAACGCTGACATGGACGTCACAAGATCTATGGAGCCATCTTCAAAAGGCAGTTCCTCAGCTGGACATTCCCTTTGTGTTGCAGAATAAATCATGATGTGA
This window encodes:
- the LOC130556103 gene encoding putative methyltransferase DDB_G0268948 isoform X1; the protein is MAVRLFEGKEHASSYWKYRISPSQELISKIMQFLMSNKESPYDLAVDVGCGSGQGTLLLAPYFAHVVGTDISPAQLEMARKHVSSTNITYRECPAEELPFEDGSIDLVTSMSAFHWFDHSPFLQEAHRVLKPHGCLALINYTMDMELSYGDCSEALNHICKEFYVALLPYRNAYLGPSSFHFYNQTYNSLQYPVKEWQEMFWVKKAVPFSGYIGMVESFSSYQALLEKDPEEARRLSQDITKRLLRAMGVTSLETEVVMGVKYFYLLGCKPAED